One Cystobacter ferrugineus genomic window, ATGTCACGGCGAGGAGGGGCAGCAGACGCGAGGCGCGGAGCATGGTGGCGCTGGCTTACCAGCGTCCTTCGCCCGGGAGCCAGTGGCCTCAGGTGAAGGAGTGGGTGGCCTCTGCTATACGCTCGCGAGGCACCGCGGTGCTTCCGTGTCTTCGTGAGGCGGTCGCGCCGGGGTGCCTGCCTTCACCCCCGATGGATGTCCGGCCGTCCGTGTCTCCGCGGCGGCTGGCTCACGCAAAAGGCGTATTCATGACCCCTGCTTCTCCACCCCTCGGAAGAATCCGGGCGCGGACCCTGCTCTGTGCCCTGTCCCTGCTCTCGGCGGGAGCCGCCTCGGCGCAGCCCACGAGTGTCACGCTCGTCGGCTCCGCGCCGCTGTGCGCTCCGGACGATACGGCCTGCACCACGTCCCGCTTGGAGCAGGACGCGACCGATCTCGTCTGGACGAAGTCGTTCTCACTGCCGGCGGGCCCCACCACCTTCCGCGCGGTCGTGGACGAAGCGGGCACGGTGTCCACCTATGGGCAGAAGGGCGAGAAGGATGGGGCCGAGTACTCGCTGACGCTTGGCCAGCCGGAGAGCGTCAAGTTCTACTACGACCCGGAGAGCCACTGGGTCACCACCGGCAAGTCCGTCATCGCCACGGTGGCGGGCAGCTTCCAGAGCGAGTTGGGTTGTCCGGGTGACTGGCAGCCGGACTGCCTGCGCTCGTGGCTGAAGGACGTGGATGGAGATGGCACCTACACGTTCACGACGACGGCGCTTTCCGCGGGCAGCTATGCGTGCAAGGTCGCCATCAATGAGAACTGGGATGTGAACTATGGAGCGAATGGTGCGCCGGGTGGCGTTGACATCGGCTTCTCCGTGCCTTCCTCGGGGATGCCCGTGGTCTTCACCTTCAACTCCACGAGCCACATCTTGAACATCGAGGTCGTTGGCGCGCCCAAGGGAGACATCGAGCGGGCGCGGGCCTACTGGGTGTCCGGAGAGCTGCTGGCGTGGAACGCCACGGGCACGGCCCAGCTCCCCGAGGGGGCCACCTTCCGGCTGCACCACGATCCCACGGGCGCGATGACGCTCGGAGCGTCGGGCATCTCGGGGGGCAACGTGCTGCCGCTGTCGATCGAGCCCGCGGGGCTGCCTCCGCACATCGCCGAGAAGTTCCCGCACCTCAAGGGCCTGACGGTGCTGCGCATCGCCGACTCGGACCTCATCCAGGTCAAGGACATCCTCAAGGGGCAGATGGCGCTGTCGCTCACGGACGGCGGGGGCAACGTGGTGAACGCCACCGGCGTGCAACTGCCGCTCGCGCTGGACGCGCTCTACGCCAACGACGAGTCCCTGGGCGTCACCTGGTCGGGCAACACGCCCACCTTCAAGCTCTGGGCGCCCACGGCGCGCAACGTGGCGCTGATGCTCTACAACAACTCCAAGCCGGAGGCGGTGGGCACGCGCGTGGCCATGTCGCTCGATGCCGCCACGGGCGTCTGGAGCACCCAGGTCGACGGGAGCTGGCGCAACAAGTTCTACCTCTATGAGGTGGAGGTGTATGTCCCCTCCCAGAAGCAGGTCGTGAAGAGCCTGGTCACCGACCCCTACTCGCTGGGCCTGTCCCTCAACAGCAAGCGCAGCCAGGTGGTGAACCTGGCGGATCCGGCGCTCGCGCCCGCGGGCTGGAATTCGCTCAAGAAGCCCGCGCTCGACGCGCCCGAGGACATCGTCCTCTACGAGCTGCACGTGCGCGACTTCAGCATCCGCGACCTGACGGTGCCCGAGCCGAGGCGCGGCACCTTCCTGGCCTTCACCGAGCTGGAGTCCAACGGCATGAAGCACCTGCGGGGCCTGGCGCAGAAGGGCCTGACGCACGTGCACCTGCTGCCGGTGTTCGACATCGCCACCATCGAGGAGGACCGCTCCAAGCAGCAGGTGCCCGCGGGCAACCTCGCCGCCCTGCCTCCGGACTCCGAGGAGCAGCAGAAAGCGGTGGTCGCGGTGAAGGACACGGACGGCTTCAACTGGGGCTACGATCCGTTCCACTACACCGTGCCCGAGGGCAGCTACGCGGTGAACCCGGATGGCAACTCGCGCATCGTCGAGTTCCGCCAGATGGTGAAGGCGCTGTCGGACAGTGGCCTGCGCGTGGTGATGGACGTGGTGTACAACCACGTCAACGGCTCGGGCCTGTCGGACACGTCGGTGCTCGACAAGGTGGTGCCCGGCTACTACCAACGCCTCAACGCGGACGGCAACGTCGAGACGAGCACCTGCTGCCAGAACACGGCCTCCGAGCACGCCATGTTCGAGAAGCTCATGGTGGACTCGCTCGTCACCTGGGCGAAGTTCTACAAGGTGGACGGCTTCCGCTTCGATCTGATGGGCCACCACATGAAGTCCAACATGCTCGAGGTCCAGGAGCGGCTGCGCGCGCTCACCGTGGAGAAGGACGGCGTGGACGGCTCGAAGATCTACCTCTACGGCGAGGGCTGGGACTTCGGCGAGGTGGTGGGCAACGCGCGGGGCATCAACGCCACGCAGCTCAACATGACGGGCACGGGCATTGGCACCTTCAGTGACCGGCTGCGCGACGCGGCGCGCGGCGGAGGCCCGTTCAGCGGCCTGAAGGAGCAGGGCTTCATCAGCGGCCTCTGGTACGACTCCAACTCGACCACCTCCGGAACGCCCGAGGAGCAGCGCCAGCGGCTGCTGCACCACATGGATCAGATCCGCGTGGGCCTGGTGGGCAACCTGCGCGACTACACGCTCGTCAACAAGGAGGGCAACACGGTGAAGGGCTCGGAGGTGGACTACAACGGCCAGCCCGCCGGCTACACGTCCGATCCCCAGGAGGTCATCACCTACGTCTCGGCGCACGACAACGAGACGCTGTTCGACGCCGTCCAGTTCAAGGCGCCCGCCTCGGCCGACCTGGACACCCGGGTGCGCATGCACAACATGGGCTTGAGCCTGGTGGCGCTGGGCCAGGGCATTCCCTTCTTCCACGCGGGCGACGAGCTGCTGCGCTCCAAGTCACTCGACCGCGACAGCTACAACTCGGGAGACTGGTTCAACGCGCTCGACTTCACCTACACGTCGAACAACTGGGGCGTGGGTCTGCCCCCCGAGGAGAAGAACAAGGACAACTGGCCCGCCATGAAGGAGCTGCTGGGCAACCCTGCGCTCAAGGCGACGCCGGAGCACATCCGCCGCGCGCACGAGCACTTCGGCGAGATGCTGAGCATCCGCAAGAGCGCGGCCCTGTTCCGCCTGCGCACCGCCCAGGACGTCCAGGAGCACGTGAGCTTCCTGAACACGGGCTCCTCGCAGGTGCCGGGCCTCATCGTCATGAAGCTCCAGGACGGCGCGGCCGCCGATGGCGTCACCGACGTGGTGGTATTCTTCAACGCCAACGACGAGCAGCAGAGCTTCCAGATTCCCGAGTACGCCAACCGCGAGATGGTGCTGCACCCCGTGCAGCAGGGCTCGTCGGATCCGGTGGTACGCGGCGCGTCGTTCCAGTCGGGCTCCTTCACCGTGCCGGGGCGTAGCACGGTGGTGTTCGTGAACCCGGGGCGGATTCCCCCCGATGGGGCGGACGGCTGCGGCGGCTGCGCGGGAACCGGCGGTGGGGCCATCGGCGGTCTGGCCCTGCTGGCGGGTGGCCTGCTGCGCAAGCGGCGCCGCGCGTCGTGATTCACGGGCGGTCATGACGCACCCGTGAGGGAAGAGAAGGGCCCCGGAGGGAAGTCCGGGGCCCTTTTCATTGCCGCACAGCGCGAGCGCTTGCCGCGTGCGGCCCCGTGCGGAGTGGAGTAGAGGGAGCGGCCATGGATGAGAAGACGCTCACCCGACTGCTCGAGCAGGTGAAGGGCGGCAAGGTCTCAGTGGATGCCGCCGTGGGGCAACTCAAGGACCTGCCCTTCGCCGAGCTGGGCTATGCGACGTTGGACACGCACCGCAGCCTGCGCTTCGGCTTTCCCGAGGTGGTGCTGGGTGAGCCGAAGACGGTGGAGCAGTTGCTCGGCATCGTGGCCACGCTGGTGGAACGCAAGCAGACGGTGCTGGTGACGCGGCTGCAGCCGGACAAGGCCGAGGCGCTCCTGGCCGCCCATCCCAAGGGCGAGTACCACGCGGTGGCGCGCATCTTCCACCTGAAGCAGGGCAAGCCCAAGGCGGGCCGGGTGGCGGTGGTGACGGCGGGGACGAGCGACATTCCCGTCGCCGAGGAGGCGGTGCTCACCGCGCAGGCGATGGGGGCCACGGTGACGCGCGTGTACGACGTGGGCGTGGCGGGCATCCACCGGCTCTTGCGGCGGCGCGAGGAGATCCAATCCGCGCACGCGGCGGTGGTGGTGGCGGGCATGGAGGGGGCGCTGGCGAGCGCGGTGGGAGGGCTCGTGGGCATTCCCGTGGTGGCGGTGCCGACGTCGGTGGGGTACGGGGCCAACTTCGGCGGGGTATCCGCGCTGCTGGCGATGGTGAACTCGTGCGCCTCGAACGTGGCGACGATGAACATCGACAACGGCTTCGGGGGCGGCTTCTACGCGGCGCTCATCTCGCGCACGCGCGGGCAGCGCTGAGGGACACGGGCATGCGCAAGGTTCTCTATCTGGAGCCCGTGGGCGGTATCGCCGGGGACATGTTCCTGGCGGCGGGCATCGATCTGGGCGTGTCGCCGGAGGCGCTCACCCAGGCGCTCGGTGGGCTCGGGGTGCCGGGCTGGAAGCTGGCGGTGAGCCGGGCGGTGCGGCACGCCATCAGCGGTACGCACCTGGACGTGGTGCTGGACGAGCGCGAGGCGCATCCCCACCGGGCCTATGCGGACATCCGCGCGCTCATCGAGGCGGCACCCACGCTGCCGCCCCGGGCCAAGGAGCGGGCGCTGGCGGTGTTCCGCGCCATCGGCGAGGCGGAGGCGAAGGTGCACGGCGTGTCGCTCGACGCCATCCACTTCCACGAGGTGGGCGCGGTGGACTCCATCGTGGACATCTGCGGGGCCGCGGTGGTGCTGGAACTGCTAGGCGACCCCGAGGTGTACGCCGCGCCGCCGCCGCTGGGCAGTGGCACCATCCGGGTGGCGCACGGCAACATGCCGATTCCAGTGCCGGCCACGCTGGAACTGCTCCGGGAGCTGCCGGTGCGCTTCGAGGGGGTGGGGGAGCTGACGACGCCCACGGGAGCGGCGCTGCTCAAGGTGCTCGCTCGCATCGCCCCGCCGCCGGCGGACTTCCGCATGGAGCGCATTGGCTACGGCGTGGGGACGAAGGACTTCCGCGACCGGCCCAACGTGTTGCGCGCCACCCTGGGCCGGGCCGAGGGCCAGACGGAGGGCCTCTGGGTGCTCGAGGCGAACCTGGACGACAGCACGCCGCAACTGCTCGGCTATCTGCTGGAGCATGTGTTGACGCGGGGCGCGTTGGACGCCTGGGTGGTGCCCGCGACGATGAAGAAGGCGCGGCCGGGGCATGTGCTGAGTGTGCTGGTGGAGTCGAGCGTGAAGGAGGCCGTGGTGGACCTGCTGCTGCGTGAGTCCACGACGCTCGGCGTGCGCTCCTATGCCGTGGAACGGCGGGCCCTGGAGCGCGACTGGGTGGAGGTCGAGACGCCGTGGGGTCCAGTGCGGGTGAAGCGCGGCCTGCGCGACGGCGTGGTGCTCAACGTCCACCCCGAGTTCGAGGACTGCCGCCGGGTGGCCGAGTCCGCCGGGGTTCCCCTCAAGCAGGTGATGGCGGCGGCACTGGCGGCACTCGGCTCCGGACGCTGACTTTCCTCGCGCCGTTCTCTTTCTCATTCCTTCCTTTCCCACGAGCCCATGCACCCGACCCTCATCACCGAACTGCGCTTCGAGCCCCTCAACCTCCCGCTCACCGAGCCCTTCGCCATCGCCACGGGGGCCCCGGAGCGAGCGGACAACGTGCTGGTGCGGCTCACCCTCGCGGACGGCACGGTGGGGTTGGGCGAGGCGGCGCCCTTCACGGCCGTCTCCGGTGAGACGCAGGCCAGCACGCTCGAGGCCATGGCCTCCGTGCGCGATGCCCTGGTGGGCCGGGACGCGAGCGGCTGGAGGCCCATCGGCGCGTGGCTCACAGAGGCGCTGCCCCGGGCTCCGTCGGCGCGCTGTGGCATCGAGCTGGCGCTGCTGGACGCGCTGGGCCGCCACCACCGCATGCCCCTGGCCACCCTGTTCGGAGGAGCGGGCCGCGCGCTGGACATCGACATGACGGTGACGGCGGGGGACGAGGCGCACGCGGCCGCGTCGGCCCGGGCCATCGTCGCGCGGGGCATCCGCACCCTCAAGGTGAAGGTGGGTGCGCTGACTCCGGAGGAGGACGTGCGGCGCATGGTCATCATCCGCCGGGAGGCGCCCGGGGCCCGGCTGTTCGCGGACGCCAACGGGGGCTACACGGTGGCGGGCGCGCGTGCCTTCCTGTCCGGCCTGGAGGCGGCGGGCGTGCCGCTGGCGCTCTTCGAGCAGCCCGTGTCGCGCGAGGACTGGGAGGGCATGGCCGAGCTGACGCGCGCCTCGCGGGTGCCCATCTGCGCGGACGAGTCGGCGCGCACGGTGGCGGACGTGGTGCGCCTGGGCCGCGAGGGCGGCGCGCACGGGGTGAACCTCAAGCTGATGAAGAGCGGAGTGGTGGAGTCGCTGGCCATGTGGAACGTGGCGCGCGCCTTCGGCATGGAGCTGATGATGGGCGGCATGCTCGAGAGCACCCTGGCGATGAGCAGCGCGGTGCACTTCGCCGCGGGGTTGGGCGGTTTCGATTACGCGGACCTGGACACCCACCTCTTCATTCGCGAGCATTCCTTCCGCGGGGGGTTGCGGTGCGAGGGGGGACGGGTGGACGTCGGTCACGTCCAGGCCGGCCATGGTGTCGAGCTGGAGTGAGCGAGGACGGCACATGCTGGACGCATTGGTGGTGGGCGCCGGGCCGACGGGCCTGACGATGGCATCGGAGCTGGCGCGGCATGGGCTGAGCTGTCGCGTGGTGGAGCAACTCCCGGCCCCTTCGCCGCTCTCGCGCGCGCTGGCGGTGCAGGCCCGCACGCTCGAGATCTTCGAGGACCTGGGCATCGTGGAGCAGGCCCTCGCCCTCGGGCGCGAGGTCCAGGGCTTCAACGTGGTGGGCCAGGGCGGAGCGCGCGCGCGTGTTTCCCTGCGCGGCTTCACCTCGCTGGAGACGCGCTACCCCTTCATCCTCATGCTTCCGCAGGACGCCACCGAGGCGCTGCTCACCGAGCACCTGGGCTCCTTCGGCCCGCGGGTGGAGCGGGGCGTGGGGCTGGAGGGCTTCGAGCAGGGGACGGAAGGGGTCGTGGCCACCTTGATGCACGAGGATGGCCGGACGGAGCGCGTGTCCGCGCGGTGGCTGCTGGGCTGTGACGGCGCCCGCAGCCGGGTGCGCAAGGGGTTGGGCCTGCCCTTCGAGGGCTCGACGTATGAGGACTCGTGCGTGCTGGCGGACGTGCGCGTCGAGTGGTCCCTGGGTGAGGGCGAACTGGTCATCATGCCGTCCGCGCATGGCGTGGTGGGAGCCTTCCCCATGCCTGGGGGGCAGCGCTACCGGTTGTTCTTCATCCGGCCGCGCGAGGACGTCGCCGACGCCGCCGACGACGTGGCGCCCCTCGCCCTGGAGGAGATCCAGGCGCTGGTGGACCAGATGGTGCCCGTGCCCACGCGCGTGAGTGAGCCGCGGTGGATGTCGCGCTACCGGCTGCACAGCCGGGGCGTGACGCGCTACCGCCAGGGCCGTGTGTTCCTCGCCGGCGACGCCGCGCACATCCACAGCCCCGTGGGGGGCCAGGGGATGAACACGGGCATCCAGGATGCCTACAACCTCGCCTGGAAGCTGGCGCTCGTCACCCGGGGCCGCGCGCCGGAGTCCCTGCTCGACACGTACGAGCTGGAGCGGCACCCCGTGGGACGCCATCTGTTGCATGGCACGGACCGGGCCTTCTCCCTCATGGCGCGAGGGGGGCTTGGGGCGCGGCTGTTCCGTGCCCACGTGGTGCCCCGGGTCGCCACCCGCCTGTTCAGCAGTGCCATCGCGCAGCGCCGCGTGTGGCGTTTCGTCTCCCAGCTCACCATCCGCTACCGCGAGAGCCCCCTGTCTTCCGAGCACCTGTGGGGCGAGGACGTGGGAGGTGTGAGCAGGCGGCAAGGTCCCGGGCCCGGGGAGCGGGTCCCGGAGATGCCCATCCGGGGCGAGGGCGTGGAGCGCCTGCACCAGGTACTGCGCGGACCCCAGCACACGCTGCTGCTGTTCACGGGCCTGTCGTTCGAGGCCCCGCGGCGTGAGGAGCTGGTCGCGCTCGCGGGCCGGCTGGAGCAGCAGTACGGGCCCTGGTTGAAGGCGCGCGTGGTGGTGGCCGGAGAGCGCACCCCCTCCTCCCGGGTGCTGGCCGACGAGGACGGCGCGGTGCATCGCCGCTTCGGCGCGGGGGCGGAGGGGTTCTACCTGGTGCGGCCCGATGGGTATGTGGGCCACCGCGAGTGGCCGCTCGAGACGAAGCGGCTGGAAGCGGAGCTCGCGCGCCGGCTGGGCCGGTAGTCAGGTCTCTTCCTGGGCGGGCGGTCTGCTGCCCGAGGACGCGGCCCACAGCGTGCGCCAGGCGGTGGCCAGGAGGATGATGGCGCCGCCCACGAGCGCCCAGGGGCCGGGCCGCTCGCCCGCGAAGAGGAAGGTCCACACGGGGTTGAGCACCGGCTCGAGCAGGATGATCAGCGAGGCCTCCAGGGCGGGGGTCTCGCGCAGACCGCGCTCGAAGAGCGCATAGGCGCACCCGAGCTGGAACACGCCGAGGAAGACGAGCATCCCGAGGTCCATCGCCGTGGGGCGGGGCCCCTCGAGGGCGGGCACGAGCGTGGCGAGCCCCGCGAGGACGTTGCCCCACACGAGCACGGAGGTGCCCTCGCCCCGGGTCGCGCGCAGCCCGAGGATGCACATCGCGAAGGAGACGCCCGAGCCCAGGGCCACCATGTTGCCCCAGAACTGGCCGGGGTTGAGCTGGTCGAGGAAGAAGAGGCTCAGGCCGAGCAGGAACACGGGCACGGCCATCCACTCGCCACGTGAGGGCCGCTCGCCGAGCACCAGGGGCGAGAGCAGCAGCACGTAGAGCGGCGCGGTGTCCTGCAGGAAGATGGCGTTGGCCGAGGTGGTGAGCTTGTTGGCCACGATGAACGTCACCACCGTGGTGGCGTAGGCGAACGTGGCCAGGAGTCCGCGAGCCGAGGGCCGCTTGCGCCCCTCGGGGAGGGCGAGCGCGAGCGCCACGGCGGCGATGAGCGAGCGGCCGGAGGCGAGCTGCCAGCCGGTCAGACTGGACAGCTTCACGAGGACGCCCGCGGTGGACCAGAGCGTGGCGGCGGCGAGCAGATAGAGGCGGGAGGGGTGCATGGGCGGGACGCGAGCCCCTGAGTATGTCGCGAATGTCCGGTTCGTGGATGAGTCTGCAAGATTGTTTTGCGCAATGCGTAAGGGTGCAGTCAGATGGACGGACTGGCTGTCCTGGGAGGCAACGACATGGCCGAGAAGTGGGACAAGCAGTTGATGGACTTCCTCAAGCGCACGGGCGAGGAACTCAAGCGCACGGGCGAGGACCTCAAGACCGAGGCGCAGCGGCTGCTCGTGGAGGTGCAGGACCCGAGCAACCAGGCCAAGGTGAAGGAGGGCCTGCAGAACCTGCGCGTCTGGGCGGTGGCGACGGGCAAGCAGGCCGCGGAGCACCTGGAGTCCGCCGCGCGCCGCGTGGAGGAGACCGTCGAGGGCGCCTTCGACAGACATTCGTCTTCCGCGGCTCCCCCGTCCCCGGTGCCCCCCGCGGCACGGACCCCGTCGGCGCCTCCCCCGCCTCCTCCAGTGCCCCCCACGCCTCCGGTGCCTCCCGAGGCCAAGGCCGCCGCCAAGGCGGGCGCGTCCAAGTCGATTGGCCGCAAGAAGCCCTTGGCCAAGACCGCTCCCGCCAAGACCGCCGCCGCGAAGAAGCCGGCGGCCAAGAAGGCGAGCTCCCCCAAGTCGATCGGCCGCAAGAAGCCCGCCCGTCCGGCCTCCTGAGGTCAACGAGCGGCCGTCGGAGCGGGGCCCGGGGTCTTGGCCGGGGGCGTTGGATCAACCCGCGCCCCATGCCATAGTGCGCGCGTGGCCGGCTCGAACCGTGATTCGAAGGGTAGCTTCCAGGCGGAAATCTCTCAGGACGTCATCGACGAGGCGCTCAAGAGCGTCGAGCGGCGTGCCCATCCTCCCGAGAGTGGGGATGGGGATGTTCCCGAGGGGGGCAGAACGCTGGAAATGGACATCCCCGAGGGCATGACCCTGGAGGTGGACGTTCCTCCGTCCGTCTTCGGCGAGAGCGAGTCCGGCTCGGGCGCGCCCTCCATGGCCGCCCTGACCGATACGCGCCAGCGTTTGGAGGCCGTCCAGCGCGAGCTGGAGGAGGCCCGCGCCCAGCTCGAGTTCAGCCAGACCAAGAGCCGCGAGACGATGGAGCGCCTCAAGGAGAGCCACGAGCGCGCCCTGCGCGCCACGGCCGACCTGGAGAACTACAAGAAGCGCGCGCAGAAGGAGAAGGAGGAGATCCAGAAGTTCGGCCTCGAGCGCCTGCTCAAGGACTTCCTCCCGGTGCTCGACAACCTGGATCGCGCGCTGGAGGCGTCCCAGAAGTCCACCGACTTCGAGGCCTTCCGCACCGGCGTGGAGATGACGCGCAAGCTGTTCGACAGCGCCATGGGCAAGCAGGGCGTCAAGGGCTTCTCCGCCGTGGGCCAGCCCTTCGATCCGCGCCTGCACGAGGCCATGCAGCAGGTGGAGAGCGCCACCGTGCCTCCGGGGCACGTCGTCTACGAGGCCGTGCGCGGCTACATGCTCAATGATCGGCTCATGCGGCCCGCGCTGGTGGTGGTGGCGCGTGCTCCCGAGGGAGCCAGGCCCGAGCCGGTTTCCAGCAAAACGCCGGGGAGTGCGCCCACGGGGGGGGCCACTTCCGCGCAGCCCGGCAACACACCCAGCGAGGGTCAGTAGAACGCCATGGGCAAGGTCATTGGAATCGATCTGGGGACGACGAACTCGTGCGTGGCCGTGATGGAAGGCGGCGAGCCGGTGGTCATCCCCAACAGCGAGGGCAGCCGCACCACCCCGTCGATGGTGGGTTTCACCGAGTCGGGTGAGCGGCTGGTGGGGCAGATCGCCAAGCGGCAGGCCATCACCAATCCGGAGAACACCGTCTTCGCCGTCAAGCGGCTCATCGGCCGCAAGTTCGACTCGCCCGAGGCCAAGAAGGCCATCAGCGTGAGTCCCTTCCGCGTGGTGCCCAGCCCCAACGGGGACGCGTGGGTGGAGAGCCGCGGCAAGAGCTACAGCCCGCCGGAGATCAGCGCCATCGTGCTGATGAAGATGAAGCAGACGGCGGAGGACTATCTCGGCGAGCCCGTCACCGAGGCGGTCATCACCGTGCCCGCCTACTTCAATGACAGCCAGCGCCAGGCGACCAAGGACGCGGGCCGCATCGCCGGCCTCAACGTGCTGCGCATCATCAACGAGCCCACGGCCGCGGCGCTCGCCTATGGTCTGGACAAGGTGCGCGAGACGAACGCCGAGCGCATCGCGGTGTACGACCTGGGCGGCGGCACGTTCGATATCTCCATCCTGGAGCTCAACTCGGGCGTCTTCGAGGTCAAGAGCACCAACGGCGACACGTTCCTGGGCGGTGAGGACTTCGACCAGCGCCTCATCGACTTCCTGGCCAAACGCTTCGCCGAGCAGAACAACGGCCTGGACCTGCGCAAGGACCGCATGGCGCTGCAGCGCCTGAAGGAAGCGGCCGAGCGCGCCAAGCACGAGCTGTCCAGCGCGACGGAGACCGAGGTCAACCTCCCCTTCATCACCGCGGACGCCACCGGCCCCAAGCACCTCACCGAGACGATCGAGCGCACCACCTTCGAGTCCCTGGTGGCCGACCTGGTGGAGCGCTCCATCGAGCCGTGCCGCATCGCGCTCAAGGACGCGGGCATTCCGGCACAGCAGATCCACCAGGTGTTGCTGGTGGGCGGCATGACGCGCATGCCGGCGGTGCAGCAGAAGGTGAAGGAGTTCTTCGGCAAGGAGCCGCACAAGGGCATCAACCCGGACGAGGTCGTCGCCGTGGGCGCGGCCATCCAGGGCGGCGTGCTCAAGGGCGAGGTGAAGGACGTCCTCCTCTTGGACGTGACGCCGCTGTCCCTGGGCGTGGAGACGGCGGGCGGTGTCTTCACGAAGATCATCGACAAGAACACCACCATCCCGTGCAAGAAGGGCCAGGTGTTCTCCACCGCGGTGGACAACCAGCCGCTGGTGAGCGTGCACGTGTTGCAGGGCGAGCGCGAGATGGCGGTGGACAACAAGACGCTGGCGCGCTTCGAGCTGGTGGGCATCCCTCCGGCGCCCCGTGGCGTGCCGCAGATCGAGGTCTCCTTCGACATCGACGTGAACGGCATCGTGCACGTGAGCGCCAAGGACCTGGGCACCGGCAAGGTGCAGCAGGTGCGCGTGGTGGGCAACTCGGGTCTGACCGAGTCGGAGATCCAGTCGATGATCTCCGACGCCCAGGCCAACCAGTCCAACGACAAGCTGAAGAAGGAGCTGGCCGAGCTGCGCAACAACGCCGACTCGCTCATCTACACCACGGAGAAGAGCCTCGAGGAGTACGGCAACGTCCTCCAGGAGAAGGACCGCACGGAGATCAAGGCCGACGTGGACCACCTCAAGGAGACGCTCAAGGGGTCGGACGCGGAGGCGGTGCGCGAGGCCTACCAGAAGCTGGAGACGAGCGCCTACCGCATCGCGGACGCCCTCTACGCCGACCAGTCCAAGGCGAGCTCGTGAGGTGACGCGGGGCCT contains:
- the pulA gene encoding pullulanase-type alpha-1,6-glucosidase, whose product is MTPASPPLGRIRARTLLCALSLLSAGAASAQPTSVTLVGSAPLCAPDDTACTTSRLEQDATDLVWTKSFSLPAGPTTFRAVVDEAGTVSTYGQKGEKDGAEYSLTLGQPESVKFYYDPESHWVTTGKSVIATVAGSFQSELGCPGDWQPDCLRSWLKDVDGDGTYTFTTTALSAGSYACKVAINENWDVNYGANGAPGGVDIGFSVPSSGMPVVFTFNSTSHILNIEVVGAPKGDIERARAYWVSGELLAWNATGTAQLPEGATFRLHHDPTGAMTLGASGISGGNVLPLSIEPAGLPPHIAEKFPHLKGLTVLRIADSDLIQVKDILKGQMALSLTDGGGNVVNATGVQLPLALDALYANDESLGVTWSGNTPTFKLWAPTARNVALMLYNNSKPEAVGTRVAMSLDAATGVWSTQVDGSWRNKFYLYEVEVYVPSQKQVVKSLVTDPYSLGLSLNSKRSQVVNLADPALAPAGWNSLKKPALDAPEDIVLYELHVRDFSIRDLTVPEPRRGTFLAFTELESNGMKHLRGLAQKGLTHVHLLPVFDIATIEEDRSKQQVPAGNLAALPPDSEEQQKAVVAVKDTDGFNWGYDPFHYTVPEGSYAVNPDGNSRIVEFRQMVKALSDSGLRVVMDVVYNHVNGSGLSDTSVLDKVVPGYYQRLNADGNVETSTCCQNTASEHAMFEKLMVDSLVTWAKFYKVDGFRFDLMGHHMKSNMLEVQERLRALTVEKDGVDGSKIYLYGEGWDFGEVVGNARGINATQLNMTGTGIGTFSDRLRDAARGGGPFSGLKEQGFISGLWYDSNSTTSGTPEEQRQRLLHHMDQIRVGLVGNLRDYTLVNKEGNTVKGSEVDYNGQPAGYTSDPQEVITYVSAHDNETLFDAVQFKAPASADLDTRVRMHNMGLSLVALGQGIPFFHAGDELLRSKSLDRDSYNSGDWFNALDFTYTSNNWGVGLPPEEKNKDNWPAMKELLGNPALKATPEHIRRAHEHFGEMLSIRKSAALFRLRTAQDVQEHVSFLNTGSSQVPGLIVMKLQDGAAADGVTDVVVFFNANDEQQSFQIPEYANREMVLHPVQQGSSDPVVRGASFQSGSFTVPGRSTVVFVNPGRIPPDGADGCGGCAGTGGGAIGGLALLAGGLLRKRRRAS
- the larB gene encoding nickel pincer cofactor biosynthesis protein LarB, with translation MDEKTLTRLLEQVKGGKVSVDAAVGQLKDLPFAELGYATLDTHRSLRFGFPEVVLGEPKTVEQLLGIVATLVERKQTVLVTRLQPDKAEALLAAHPKGEYHAVARIFHLKQGKPKAGRVAVVTAGTSDIPVAEEAVLTAQAMGATVTRVYDVGVAGIHRLLRRREEIQSAHAAVVVAGMEGALASAVGGLVGIPVVAVPTSVGYGANFGGVSALLAMVNSCASNVATMNIDNGFGGGFYAALISRTRGQR
- the larC gene encoding nickel pincer cofactor biosynthesis protein LarC produces the protein MRKVLYLEPVGGIAGDMFLAAGIDLGVSPEALTQALGGLGVPGWKLAVSRAVRHAISGTHLDVVLDEREAHPHRAYADIRALIEAAPTLPPRAKERALAVFRAIGEAEAKVHGVSLDAIHFHEVGAVDSIVDICGAAVVLELLGDPEVYAAPPPLGSGTIRVAHGNMPIPVPATLELLRELPVRFEGVGELTTPTGAALLKVLARIAPPPADFRMERIGYGVGTKDFRDRPNVLRATLGRAEGQTEGLWVLEANLDDSTPQLLGYLLEHVLTRGALDAWVVPATMKKARPGHVLSVLVESSVKEAVVDLLLRESTTLGVRSYAVERRALERDWVEVETPWGPVRVKRGLRDGVVLNVHPEFEDCRRVAESAGVPLKQVMAAALAALGSGR
- a CDS encoding dipeptide epimerase; this encodes MHPTLITELRFEPLNLPLTEPFAIATGAPERADNVLVRLTLADGTVGLGEAAPFTAVSGETQASTLEAMASVRDALVGRDASGWRPIGAWLTEALPRAPSARCGIELALLDALGRHHRMPLATLFGGAGRALDIDMTVTAGDEAHAAASARAIVARGIRTLKVKVGALTPEEDVRRMVIIRREAPGARLFADANGGYTVAGARAFLSGLEAAGVPLALFEQPVSREDWEGMAELTRASRVPICADESARTVADVVRLGREGGAHGVNLKLMKSGVVESLAMWNVARAFGMELMMGGMLESTLAMSSAVHFAAGLGGFDYADLDTHLFIREHSFRGGLRCEGGRVDVGHVQAGHGVELE
- a CDS encoding FAD-dependent monooxygenase, which translates into the protein MLDALVVGAGPTGLTMASELARHGLSCRVVEQLPAPSPLSRALAVQARTLEIFEDLGIVEQALALGREVQGFNVVGQGGARARVSLRGFTSLETRYPFILMLPQDATEALLTEHLGSFGPRVERGVGLEGFEQGTEGVVATLMHEDGRTERVSARWLLGCDGARSRVRKGLGLPFEGSTYEDSCVLADVRVEWSLGEGELVIMPSAHGVVGAFPMPGGQRYRLFFIRPREDVADAADDVAPLALEEIQALVDQMVPVPTRVSEPRWMSRYRLHSRGVTRYRQGRVFLAGDAAHIHSPVGGQGMNTGIQDAYNLAWKLALVTRGRAPESLLDTYELERHPVGRHLLHGTDRAFSLMARGGLGARLFRAHVVPRVATRLFSSAIAQRRVWRFVSQLTIRYRESPLSSEHLWGEDVGGVSRRQGPGPGERVPEMPIRGEGVERLHQVLRGPQHTLLLFTGLSFEAPRREELVALAGRLEQQYGPWLKARVVVAGERTPSSRVLADEDGAVHRRFGAGAEGFYLVRPDGYVGHREWPLETKRLEAELARRLGR